One genomic window of Candidatus Nezhaarchaeales archaeon includes the following:
- the pfdA gene encoding prefoldin subunit alpha: protein MSDKGREEARERLEEAVLEYRFLQDLGSDLKRRLDLILATLTGLGLSSSSLEEVKRRGKDAEILIPIGSLSYVKAKVVDADRVLVGLGSNVVIERSIEEARKYFEERSKDLERAVTELQRQIASVQSRLNELEPKIRQLIEAERSK from the coding sequence TTGAGCGATAAAGGTAGAGAAGAGGCACGAGAGAGGCTTGAAGAGGCTGTTTTAGAATACCGCTTTCTTCAGGATCTAGGCTCCGACTTAAAGCGTAGGCTAGACCTTATCCTGGCTACACTAACCGGGTTAGGTTTAAGCAGTAGTAGTCTAGAGGAGGTTAAACGTAGGGGTAAAGACGCTGAGATACTGATACCTATAGGTTCACTATCCTACGTTAAGGCTAAGGTCGTAGATGCCGATAGGGTGCTAGTTGGGCTAGGGAGTAATGTGGTTATTGAGAGGAGCATTGAAGAGGCAAGGAAGTATTTTGAGGAGCGGAGTAAGGATTTAGAGCGGGCGGTTACTGAGTTACAGCGGCAAATAGCAAGCGTACAGAGTAGGCTTAACGAGCTTGAGCCCAAGATAAGGCAGTTAATTGAGGCTGAAAGGTCTAAGTAA
- the ftsY gene encoding signal recognition particle-docking protein FtsY, with protein MFSRIKQGLQSIISSITTKTLSKESLDKYLSDLEVTLLESDVSLEACDVIINRVKTELADERVKRFTDIKELVKEALAKAILSILKDVDSVDLLKEAEEKRRVGEPLIIVFIGPNGHGKTLTVAKLAKLFMSKGFSTIMACSDTFRAGAEEQIEQHGKRLGIKVIKHKYGADPAAVAYDAVMHAKAKGINVVLVDTAGRLQTDKALMEEMRKIVRVVKPSLTVFVVDALTGNDALEQAKRFNEAVGINGCILTKVDADAKGGAALSIAYAIRKPILYLGNGQGYDDLIPFNPEWWVREILQ; from the coding sequence ATGTTCTCTAGGATTAAGCAGGGACTTCAATCTATAATAAGCTCCATAACTACCAAGACGCTTAGCAAGGAGAGTCTGGATAAGTACTTAAGCGATTTAGAAGTTACGCTTCTTGAAAGCGATGTTTCATTAGAGGCTTGCGATGTGATAATAAACCGCGTTAAAACGGAGCTAGCTGATGAAAGGGTTAAAAGGTTTACCGATATTAAAGAACTGGTGAAGGAGGCTTTAGCTAAGGCTATTCTAAGCATCCTAAAGGACGTGGATAGCGTTGACCTACTGAAGGAAGCGGAGGAGAAGCGAAGAGTTGGCGAGCCGTTAATAATAGTCTTTATAGGGCCTAATGGGCATGGAAAAACGCTAACAGTAGCTAAGTTGGCTAAGCTCTTCATGAGTAAGGGGTTCTCAACGATTATGGCCTGTAGCGACACCTTTAGAGCTGGAGCGGAGGAGCAGATAGAGCAACATGGTAAAAGGCTGGGGATTAAGGTTATTAAGCATAAGTATGGTGCTGACCCAGCGGCCGTAGCATATGACGCGGTTATGCATGCTAAAGCTAAAGGCATTAACGTAGTTCTCGTTGATACAGCTGGCCGTCTGCAAACCGATAAAGCCCTTATGGAGGAAATGAGAAAGATAGTGAGAGTAGTGAAACCTAGCCTTACGGTGTTCGTGGTGGATGCGTTAACCGGGAACGATGCCCTCGAACAGGCTAAAAGGTTTAATGAGGCCGTAGGCATAAACGGGTGCATATTAACGAAGGTTGACGCCGACGCTAAAGGTGGAGCCGCGCTATCCATAGCGTACGCAATCAGAAAGCCGATACTATACTTAGGGAATGGACAAGGCTACGACGACCTAATACCCTTTAACCCTGAATGGTGGGTTCGCGAGATCCTACAGTGA
- the rpl18a gene encoding 50S ribosomal protein L18Ae produces MSSEVKNFLVKGYMRVKGEWKFFTFKSKSLNEKMLLEKLYTELGGRNKLKRVDIKVEEIRILPEGEGIER; encoded by the coding sequence TTGAGTAGTGAGGTTAAGAACTTCTTAGTTAAAGGTTACATGAGGGTAAAGGGTGAATGGAAGTTCTTTACGTTTAAGTCCAAAAGTCTAAACGAGAAAATGCTACTGGAGAAGCTGTATACGGAGCTGGGTGGAAGGAATAAGTTAAAGAGGGTTGATATTAAAGTGGAGGAGATAAGGATATTACCTGAGGGTGAGGGTATTGAGCGATAA
- a CDS encoding translation initiation factor IF-6 — protein MEVSASVTVQRLNIYGSPYVGIFIFASDVVALVPEDAPEKVDRVLSMVLDVPVIRVSVAQSSLLGVFVAGNSNGLLLPYFATDREVAIVKDKVELRVETLPTKVNALGNLILVNDRAALIHPRLFVDQRAVSLIRDVLGVEVNKGSIAGVPTVGSAAVVTNRGLLVHPMASEDEVKFLREYFKVNGDVGTINCGFPYVKAGVVANSKGAIVGSNTTGPELVKVEQNLFSN, from the coding sequence TTGGAGGTATCAGCTTCAGTGACTGTGCAACGCCTCAACATTTACGGTAGTCCATATGTAGGTATTTTCATCTTCGCTAGCGACGTGGTAGCACTCGTACCTGAAGATGCACCAGAAAAAGTTGATAGGGTCCTTTCGATGGTTCTCGATGTACCGGTGATCAGGGTTAGTGTTGCTCAATCATCGCTTTTAGGGGTTTTTGTAGCTGGTAATAGTAACGGTCTGCTTCTTCCGTACTTCGCCACCGATAGAGAGGTGGCCATAGTTAAGGATAAGGTAGAGTTACGGGTGGAAACCCTACCGACTAAGGTGAACGCCTTGGGTAATTTAATACTGGTTAACGATAGGGCGGCGTTAATCCATCCGCGGCTATTCGTAGATCAACGGGCTGTAAGCTTGATAAGGGACGTATTAGGTGTTGAAGTAAATAAGGGATCCATAGCCGGTGTTCCTACCGTCGGTTCTGCAGCCGTGGTTACTAATAGAGGGTTACTTGTCCACCCCATGGCTAGCGAGGATGAAGTTAAATTCCTAAGGGAATACTTTAAAGTGAACGGGGACGTAGGGACTATTAACTGCGGTTTTCCATATGTAAAGGCCGGGGTTGTAGCCAATTCGAAAGGCGCGATAGTAGGATCTAATACTACAGGCCCTGAACTTGTAAAGGTTGAGCAAAACCTATTTAGTAATTGA